In Centroberyx gerrardi isolate f3 chromosome 7, fCenGer3.hap1.cur.20231027, whole genome shotgun sequence, the sequence CATCAAGTGCGACTTGATTGAAGTTATTTGGCCACTGTAAATGTATCTTGTCTAAAAAGGCATTTTCTTCTAACTGCAGGTATGAGGTGCTGCAGTTCTGCTGGCTGTCCCCAGACAAGCGGGCCACGGCAGAGGAAGTGCACCGCCTGCTTATCTACCTGCGCATGCAAGGCCAGAAGGACATAGAGGAAGATTTTGAGCAACGCTGGGATGCTCTCAAGCCTAACCCTTCCACAAGGCAGACCACTGTTAGCCACTCCTCTTTCCCAATCCTGGAGCAGTTTGCTGACGATGCCTTGCGACAAGAGATTGATGAGGTGCTCACTGTCACTGAAACTAGCAAAGGCCTCAGCTTTGAGTATGTCTGGGAGGCAGCCAAGCACGACCACTATGACAGCAACCATGGACGTTCAGGCATGGACACAACGTTGAACTACCACAGCATGTTCTTCCCTGTTTCCAGTGAAGACATTCAGGCCCATTTTCCAGATCCTCTGGCCAGAACAGCAGGCACAGAATCTGGTAACACCCCTTCAGGAATTCCTGGGATCCTGCCGGTGTTTGATGCACAGAAGCCGTCTAATGGGAATGAGTATTACATACAACTAGAAGAACAAGGCGAGAGCATTGTAGGGGCAAATGGGAATAGAAGGCCAGACATGGACACAAGTTCAGACAGGCAAGAGTTCATTGTTCTCCAAGATGTCCGTCTGGATGAGTCTAGTACTGATGCAGATTTTTTCCACCAAAGTATTGACTCCAAGGACTCCTTTTTACCAGACAGCCACATATGGTCTTCTCTTGAGAATGACAGTCCTTACCACACCAACATCTTCACTGAGGGGGAGTCCAAACAAGAGGACTCCCTTTCCTGGAGACAGAGCTTTATGGAGCTTCCAGAACGCAATGGGAACCCTTTCCATGAAGGTGCATCTTCAGAAGTCCAGGTGGTAGATACAGATAAAAGCTTAGGGGATTCTTTTTTAGGGGATTGTCCAGAAGCCACACACCTGGAGCACTCTGTGGAAGTAGAGAGGGAGAACGTGGACGTGACGAGGCTTCTGAACACTGAAAAACTAGCTGGCAACTATCTGTTTCTCAAAGAGCAGAACCTGCTGAAAGATGGCTGTAGTTTATCAAGGAAAATTAACAGTCCACAGCAGAATTTACTTTTGCCTGGTATAGTCCACGAACCTGAGGAAAGATTCAAAATGAGCTCTTGGGACAACCTTGAGAGCTTGGACAGCTTAAACATAGCAGAAACCAACTTTAAACCCATTGCAAGTAGCACATCCTCAAGACAGGAACTTTTAGACTCTTCAAGTACCAACTTGGGAGatttctgtcagtctgtggtAGAAAATGAAACACTGGTGCCTTCCATTACAGTGGTCACTGAAGATATCTCAAGCAACCAGCTGCCAGTTAGAAATAGTTCTTCCACTGAAGACCTTGGTCTGCTGCATTCCTCAGATACGGGGATAGACTCTGCTTTTGATTCTACCTCAGAGAAATTTGAGGTTTTGATTAGTCTAAATGATGGTCACAAAACCCCTGTGTTCTCTGAAAGTGCCACTACAGACTCCTTGTTCACAGATGCCAAAATCCCCAGCCTTGAAGACGACCATGGAACCTCAAAGGATAGCATTCAGCCCATAGGAAGTATAATGCCTGTTAACGTAGAAGTCCATGCATTGTCTCCAGACAACGGCCACAGTGAAGGCCTAACAAGTAATGATGTATTGAGTGAACTGATTGATGATGCAGAGGTAGAACTGGAAACCACTCTGTCTGATCATGAAGAATCCTTTATGGATGCTAACGGGGGTCCTATTGTCAGGTCCTCTCTGCTGGTCTCTGGGCCATCTCTGGACCAGATCAGCCAGGACAGCTTACTGGAAGACAGCGTCTCCACCACTCTGCCAACTGTAGATAATTCAGCTGAGACACCAGACTCTTTAGACTCTCTTGACATCCATAGGCTAGGAGAACAGGTTGAAGAGCTAAACACTCCAGTAGCCCCACACAAACTCCAGCCCCCATACAAAATAGCAGACAGTGGGTATGAGACAGAGAACCTAGAGTCTCCCGAGTGGAACTCTCAGCCCAATGTCAGAGACCATTCCCAGGTCGAAAATGGCATGAGTGttgctgaagaagaagaagaaacagaggagCCCACAGCTGCTACAACACTGGTTCCACCAGAAATCATTATCTCTGAAGTAGAGAGTGTGCTGGATGCTCAAAATGAGGAGAACAGTGAAGACCAGCAGCCAGAGCCCATAGTTCCTGTTGAGGAACCATTCATGGGTGGTAACTACAGAGACTCTGCCTACTTCTCAGACAATGAATCAGAACCTGAGAAGAAGTCTGAAGAAACCCACATAGGAAGTTCTGTTGAGGTCTCGTGGCTGAGGAACTCTAGTGACACGGGCAGTGGGGCCACTGGTGGTCCATCAGTTGAGGTTATAGTGGAAGGAGATGTAGATTCCTCTATTTCTCAGCAGGAATCTCCTGTAGCTGCTGAAGTACTGGCTGATGTTGGAGAAACACCTGGGCCTCAAGTTGAGGGCATTTTTCCAGAGCCAGATTCAACTACTGAGGGAAACTGCAAGGAGGAGGTGACAGTGTCTGTCGACAGCCATAAAGAGGATGGAAATAAACTGCAGCTCTTCCCGGACTTGATGTCTTGCGATCAGCAAGAGTGCGGTGACCCATCAGCAGATCTAGAACCCTCAACTCCACCTCCTTCTGCTACTCCATCAAAGCTGTTGCCAGAGAACATGGTTCATGCTAAACTAACCAGGACCTATGCCAGTGATGGTCCTAAAATAAAAGAGCCAGACATGGAAGGACGGTacctggggaggagggagggttcTGGCACAGATGGACAGGAGGACGGGATGGATGCAGACGAGGAGGACGAGAACAGTGATGACTCTGATGACGACATGCGTGCATACCGACTACGCAGCTCCAGCTCAGAAAGTGAGGATGACACTGTGCACTCGGTGCCACTTATTATCTCAGACGACAGTAGTGCGAAGAACCTGAAGAGCCTGTTGAAACCCACCACACTGAACATTGAAGCAACATCTTCCCTGTTTGCTGCGAGGAGCGATGCAGACAACTCCAGAAGAGCTGTGTCCTTCTTTGATGATGTCACCGTCTACCTGTTTGACCAGGTTCAGTATTACATGTTTTAGGGGGCTTATCAGAGTTGTTGTTGGTGTAACTAGTATGAAGTtgtttagtgtttgtttggCTGTTATCTAATTTATACAACACTTGGTAACTAAAATCCAACACATTCTGTTTTCAGGAGACTCCCACCAAGGAACTGGGTGACCACTCTTCGGGTGCCAACAGCCAGGTATCAGAGTTCAGCAGCCCAGTTCCTACTGCCAGCTACCTGAACAGGTTCACCAACTCTGAAAGCTCAACAGATGAAGAAGGTAACAGGAAAACTTACCAAATGTCTGCAGCTCCTCAACATTGTGTACAGCATGTTGTGTGCTGACTCATTCATTAAATCCTACAGGTGGAGGCTTCGAGTGGGATGATGACTTCTCCTCCCCTGCGCCTGCGCCTTCCTTCCTGTCCAAGACCGCTAAGGACCTAGTGTCCAAGGCTATATCCTCGTCTGCAGCATCTCGGTTTTCCTCTCCACCCCCTGCAGTAGGGCGCATGCCGGAGCCCAGCTGGACCAGCTCCTCCAACTACTCCCGCTTCTCTATCTCACCGGCCAGCATTGCCAGCTTCTCCCTTACACATCTTACCGACTCTGACATCGAGCAAGGAGGCAAGTGGAGCATGCAGTCATACAGAACCTGTATGGGGTTATACACAGACTTATAAAATGGATAATTCCAGTCCCAGTGTTAATCTCATCATGAAACTAATGACTAAAATGCTCATTGATGAAggtttttattaaatttttagtaatgatgaatgatgaataaaTATTCTGTCCAATGAtgatatttgaatatttttttcattctagtattgacaaaaatatgacaaaataaaaaaagtagtTCAAAAAGACATACAGGTGTGATGTGTTTGTgcaaactctctttctcttttgttcaCCTCAGGAAGCAGTGAAGACGGGGAGAAGGACTAGCCTGATGAATGAAGGGACGATCTATCTTCAAACTATCGAGGAACGAACCCATACTCGCACTTTCAGGAATGGAGAATGGCTGGATAAGGACGGATGGTTTGGTGCAAACCGTGGACGCTTCTCTCAGGCAGAACTGTTCTTTTCCTTCATGGAGATGGCCATGAGGAAGACTGCTATAAATTGACTTTTAGCAAATAAGACAGACAAGGCCCAGTCCCAGTCTGAGCCACATCACCTCTCTAGctacattagtgtgtgtgtgatttctgttCAGTGCAATTCCACtggaaaaacaagtaaaaacggGCCTAGCTTCTTAATGTTTGCTTTAAAGACTCATCCAGCGCATTCCAAGTGTTTGGCTGTCTCTTTTGTTGTGTTAGTCAATGCACTCCGTTCCCAGTACTTTTgcatcaccaaaaaaaaagacttggaCCTTTTTAAGCCCTGAACCATTGAATTCAACACAGTGGGCCTGGCAAACCTATGTCTGCAGCCAAATAAGAATAAGCTCTTTGCATTCGGCAGACCTAAAACTCAAGACCCGAGGTTGCCCAATAACTTTGTTCATTTTGCTCCTTCACAATATTGTGCGATTATTACGGTGGTTGCCTTTTTGgaacagtggtttgttttttctttacctCTCGTCAGGTGTAGTCACAATCTCCTAATTGGAGAGTAGTCACAATCTCCTAATTGGAGAGAAACTGAAGTATGTATGGTATGCTTCTATAGCAGCTTTTGAATGAGACGGGTAGCATTTTAGGAAGCACCAAGTTTTGTCAGTTTGGTCATAGGATGATTGGATAACTACCTTAACTAACAAAGCCCTTATCTCTAGagatgacatactgtatgtccctTCCTTTGTGTTTCAAAGGAACTTTAATTTAATCTTTTTGAGACACCTCAGTAAGAATGCTAGGTGTTATTAGACAAGGATCGTCAAGCATAGCCTTACAGGTGAGATCCACATGAAAGGAAATTCAGAGGAAAAAATTGCAAATAAGTTATTTATTGCTGAATGCCTCATGCCATGCTCTGAATGGATAGGAAGTTGCTTTAATGGATTTGTCCCAATTACTTATCAATGGGTCTTATCACAGTGCCTGTTATACTGTAAAGATAACTGCACCCCTCCATTCACCATCACTACAAAATAGCAAATCACACATTTAGTGAGATTGTGTAAAAAGTgggagattttatttttaaatgtcagaatgtaaaaatgtattgagCTGTTTGTAAAACCGATGTGCAATGACTTTCATTAATTAGTTGAACTTTAGGTATGAGTTGATAGGATGACCTAATGAACGTGGCAGCGTTTCTTTGGTAAAGTGCAGGGACTTTAAGCTCCATGAGAACTCACTGCTAGAACAAAAATCACTCTGCTACTGTTATCACTTAAGTATCATTAACTGTTCTCTGTTTGCCTTTTGCTTTTCTCTTACTGTGTCAAACCAGTTAACCTGCTCAGATGACGTTTTTGCTGCAAATGGTACCCCCCAAATTGcaattttgaatattttatcaccatttttttatcatttgcaGCCAATACCATTGTCTCAGTGGCTGTACAGCAGGGTTGGTTGGGGTATGTGTATCATGATCAATTTATGTACAGAAACATAATTCAAATGGTGACGCCAAGATCAAGAGATGTCTGTTTTTTCCAAAgtctttatgtttatttacaGCTATCAAAACACAGTTCTTCCAGACTCCGTGGGTTTTACAGTCGTAACTGTATGGCTCTCTCTCGTTTTAGTGACTCATCGAGGACACTTTGAAATTTTTGTCATTGGTGATCTAATGAACAGCTATCCTTCACCTGTAGTAGATAGATGTCTATTTTCCTCCCATACAGTAGGCACTGTATCTTAGACAAGGTTAACCTCTGTTAAAAACCAGCAGCCTGTGCTTCAGTTAAACTTGAACATTTTATTTAAGGAAATCTTGTTTTATTCGACTACAGTATACATTTGCTTAATCTTGCACATTTGAGAAGTGTAACTTAATGTTGAACTGTACTGATGTATATAAATGTTAATTTTTTGTCTGTAAATGGGAAATGATGTAATTGAGTTGTAGGTATGAGGtttcattttgtaatttaaAGCTGAATTGATAAGAGCAACATATCACAGTCATTAGCTAAGAGCAGTTAAATTAAGACACAAAAGCAGATGTGAATTCATTCTGTCCTTTAAACTTGTAGATTTtaaaaattgtaatatttttacTTCATATTGATCATGCTTAGTGTAATTGAATGACATGTTTATAATTACACTGtttaatatgaaaataaatacaaatgtacTTCTAATTAGGATTTGTATCTTATTTATTGTGCTAGATTTTGCTACAGAGGCTGTAAAGCTTTAGCTGCATCGTGTTTTCATACTCATGAAGCAATGCGGATCTAGTAGAATGACAGAGACTGACTTGTGCTACATCTGCTCTGACCTCAGAGTACAAACAGTTAATGTCAAATATCTCTGACGGAAGTGGCCAGGTTGGTAGTGGGAGCACACTTGAGGAAAGTGGAGAGAGTAGGCGTAGTGAGGATGACATTTTCCTGATATGAGGTTGGTGTTTGGCCAAGAAGCTTAAAGATTAGGCCGAGTGAGGACAAACTTATCCCAGATAAGTCTGAGGGGAGGCAGTGAAAGCTCCTGGCCTGATGGTGGTGATAGGACTAAGCTCAAAGATAAAGAGGCTGGTTGTGGGAGCATCCGCTACAGCTGCTAAAGTATGAGTCTGCTCCATCGGGGTGGCAACCTTTTCTGTGGAGCTGTTCGACTGCCAGAGTGACACTTGCTGCCTGTCAGAAGCTGGTTCTTGACAAAACAAAGGTATACTTTTATTGTCAACTTCCTTCAAGCTAATGAGAGTACTGTTAGGAACACTTCAGTTCAGCAAATGGAAAGGACAGAAGAACATGTGCGGCAGCTGTATCATCTGTAGTAGACTATCTGGAAAGGGTTAGAGGGTTACTTCAGGGCATACAGCTGAAACAACTGCTGTGCCTACCCCAACAAACTTCACTGAAGGAAAAAAGACACGGTAACGAAAACTAATGTGAACATTTCCCTGAATCCTCAGTGTCAAGTATAACATTCTGGCTCAGATGAGCTGGCATAATCGGGACATTACTCAAGTGTTTCACACTTAGTGTGCAGCAGGTGTGCTGGCACAGCTCTAAAACAAAATGTAGATGCTGATGATATGCTACAGTTGATGATAACAGCAAGGTCTAGATCTACAAGTGCAGGCACCATTAGCCTCACATATGCAAACTATTTTGTAAGGGAAATGAACACTATTAATAATTCATTACAAATATAAGGCCAACCAACGCAAAGGATGCCACAAACAAAGCCTCTGCACTACCAGCTGGGGTCCCACAGAGCATGAACCATTAACCATAGGCCTACCCATCTCTAGTAATCAAtgggatccccattagctgatggCTCAGCGACTGCTTGTCTTCTTGGTGCCCACACTCACACCTATAAGttatttagagtctccaatccacctgacttgcaagTCTTTagaatgtgggaggaaacccacgcaaacacaggGGCAACATGctaactccacacagaaagggacGGGGTCATGGAGACTGAACCCTGCTCCTTTGCAAAAGGgcaaagaaggaaggaatccAGATTGACCCACTTTTGGACGGGCCAGTAGGTGCCGACAGCTGGCGACCGGCCCAAGAAATCAAGAAGTTGGTCTCAGTTAGTTGAACAGCTAATCCCCATCCTACCAAAGCCAAATGGACTTTCACTTATGTTGTCTCTAATATCTGTGTGAGAATGAATAACAGGCATGTACATGAagtgtaaataaatgaacaagtacatatgcctgtgtgtgcttTTACCTGAACATGCCTGCATTTGGTGTGCGCGCTGTGTGTTCAATTGGATTACAAGGCAGAATAACATTATACATGGGCTAGGTTTCTTTAGAACAAAGTCCATGCACAATAGACCCAAGTGCAAATGCCCTGTGTGCTGTTAGTACATCAGATTTATGCTATTTGATTTAAAATAGCATAACAAACCTTAAAGCAGATTTGGGCCCAAGAGTCAATAAAACCTGCAGTTGGGGTTTATGTcagaaaaaatgtaatcaaatctCGTCAAAATTCATCACTCATACTACAAAAATATAGACAAGTCACTTCTCAAAAAGTTGCTATTGTACAGGTAAATGTCTTGAAATAGCTAATGAATGTTTCCATAATTAGTTTTACTTTCATCCCAGGAATCATTTTATCAAAGTAGGTTTcatttttggaacaaaacttttcattttcactcttCTGTTTGCAGCTGATGACTTTGAGGCTGCCCAACAGCTCCTGTGAGACAATATGAGGAGTCTGAAAGGAGTTTTAGAGTTTTATTTCACAGTTCAATGCCCTTGTAAGAAGGATGTCAAGTCATGGTGACATTCGATCCTGCTGTGCACAGTTTCAACAGTCATGGTCATAGCATGGTCATAGCGGTATCTGTATGGACATAATAGTAACAGGAAAAAACTTTTattgcaggaggagagagaggtattATCCGGCAAAGAATTGAAGAGTTGcagttgatttttttccccatgttttCCAATGCCTTCATTTGTAATAAAAGAGTCATATATTTCAATATAGTATGAATAACACATTTTGCCAGTTTTTTTTGTGGAAGCCCACAATATTAGGAATGCTTATCTTAACAATACGGGAGAAAAACACTCCATCGCAAACATGGAACAGGCCAAAACATATGGAGAAACAAAATTCAACAAATAAATAcgtaataaatatattcataatTTAAAATCGCATGCAGGTGAAAATGTATGTCAATCAGGcaaatcagacaaaaaaaacaaacaaaacaacaaactagATTCTACAAACCAAGACCATTTAAGCTACagtgggattgtgtgtgtgtgtgtgtgtgaagagaaatCAGTTAGGTACCCAAGCCTAAGCCCTTCACCTAAATCCCTCCCCTCTTAGGTTTTTACAGAATATTGTGTGGATGAATAAAAGCTATTGCTAGATCCCAAAGACACCCCAGTAGCCAAAGCCTAAGAAGAGCAAACACATGCACTGTCACCTTTTAAATTCTATCCCACCATACATCAAGATCCGTTACACCGAAATGCCCTCGagctctctttcctcctttctcatcACTGCATATCGACATGATTTCCGCCTGGGAGACGAGCCAGGGAGTAACATTCATCCATCGATCGTGTGCCAAATCCAACCAAAAGATATAAACTCAGTGGTATGATTGTGCAGTCCCTTTACATGAAGGGATAAGGgcctggggggggggctctgaggAGACAGATGTGGAACCAGGCACAAACAGGGCTGGGGGAGAAGGAGCGGAGGAGGTGGGAGGCTCCTACACACCCACAGCGTTCCCATTCACTTGTGTGTTGGgcctggaggggagggggctgcGAGGGAGGCCAGCAGGAGCCGGGTGGGGCGGGCGAGGAGCCTCTGTCGAGTTCCCCCTCACGCTGAGGTGCTCCCATCCTCCCTGCaggtcaaacacacatacatcactGTAAATGCACTGTACACTACACTGTTTCTGCTACCATTGAATACCCCAGTGAGAGGAGCTGCCAcactaacaaaaaaacaacaaaaacccatcatttattgatttcaatACAAGTCATGTCACATAATCTgactttgctgtttttttaccACATGAAGAACatttctgggagaaacactttTCTTGGACTACACACACCATTCTTGGGTGCACTGTGAATTGGTAACTAAAGCAGCAATACACAGAGGAACCTAAAGTAACATTGGCAATGTTATGATCatgtataataaaaaaaaaagcataaaatgggCAAAGAAATAAGGAAGAAAAGGTAGAAGAgttttttgtttaaatgaaCAAGACAGAAGCATGGGTTGTTTATGCAATGTGAATTAGGGAAGGCGATAGAATGATGAGAGACTCACCCCTATACCATAGTCCCAGGACTGGCCCTTGGGCTGCATGGGTCCCAGCCCCAGCCTGTGGCAGGCAGCTCCAGGCATCTCGCCGGGGAAACCTGGAACCCCATCTGCTATGATCCACACCTGCAGCAGACAACAACACTGAGCCACACGCCAGCAGTGGATGGTTTTTTATCGGCTGCATTTCACACTGGGCATGCTCCAGGTTGTCTGTACTACATCTGACTGTCTAACCAGGGTCAGAGGTAAGACGGACCAGCCAGTGTTAGAGGAACAAGGAGCTAAGATGGAGGCTAGCAGGCTGCAGTAACACTGACCTGGTCCAGCGGT encodes:
- the lmtk2 gene encoding serine/threonine-protein kinase LMTK2, which translates into the protein MENRHGFVLLLASGIFLSAFLPSEGAPLQYPHRPGGSMGDVFSVSLYLSLVVSLTALVALVVLLVNCVTCCKEREINFKEFEDHFDDEIDFTPPAEDTPSMQSPAEVYTLAVSPVALPGPPHLQPPPRITEGSTGFQVARHSLSYIQEIGNGWFGKVLLSEIYTDPGAARVVVKELKANASAKEQNDFLQQGDPYRVLQHPNILQCLGQCVEAIPFLLVFEYCEMGDLRGYLSQQDWMFRNAELLQLQRMACEIAAGVTHLHKHNFLHSDLALRNCYLTADLTVKVGDYGIGPYRYKEDYVITEDDVFAPLRWLAPELVGERHGGVITMEQTKPSNVWALGVTLWELFENAAHPYPHLSDREVLNHVIKEQQIKLFKPQLELPYSDRWYEVLQFCWLSPDKRATAEEVHRLLIYLRMQGQKDIEEDFEQRWDALKPNPSTRQTTVSHSSFPILEQFADDALRQEIDEVLTVTETSKGLSFEYVWEAAKHDHYDSNHGRSGMDTTLNYHSMFFPVSSEDIQAHFPDPLARTAGTESGNTPSGIPGILPVFDAQKPSNGNEYYIQLEEQGESIVGANGNRRPDMDTSSDRQEFIVLQDVRLDESSTDADFFHQSIDSKDSFLPDSHIWSSLENDSPYHTNIFTEGESKQEDSLSWRQSFMELPERNGNPFHEGASSEVQVVDTDKSLGDSFLGDCPEATHLEHSVEVERENVDVTRLLNTEKLAGNYLFLKEQNLLKDGCSLSRKINSPQQNLLLPGIVHEPEERFKMSSWDNLESLDSLNIAETNFKPIASSTSSRQELLDSSSTNLGDFCQSVVENETLVPSITVVTEDISSNQLPVRNSSSTEDLGLLHSSDTGIDSAFDSTSEKFEVLISLNDGHKTPVFSESATTDSLFTDAKIPSLEDDHGTSKDSIQPIGSIMPVNVEVHALSPDNGHSEGLTSNDVLSELIDDAEVELETTLSDHEESFMDANGGPIVRSSLLVSGPSLDQISQDSLLEDSVSTTLPTVDNSAETPDSLDSLDIHRLGEQVEELNTPVAPHKLQPPYKIADSGYETENLESPEWNSQPNVRDHSQVENGMSVAEEEEETEEPTAATTLVPPEIIISEVESVLDAQNEENSEDQQPEPIVPVEEPFMGGNYRDSAYFSDNESEPEKKSEETHIGSSVEVSWLRNSSDTGSGATGGPSVEVIVEGDVDSSISQQESPVAAEVLADVGETPGPQVEGIFPEPDSTTEGNCKEEVTVSVDSHKEDGNKLQLFPDLMSCDQQECGDPSADLEPSTPPPSATPSKLLPENMVHAKLTRTYASDGPKIKEPDMEGRYLGRREGSGTDGQEDGMDADEEDENSDDSDDDMRAYRLRSSSSESEDDTVHSVPLIISDDSSAKNLKSLLKPTTLNIEATSSLFAARSDADNSRRAVSFFDDVTVYLFDQETPTKELGDHSSGANSQVSEFSSPVPTASYLNRFTNSESSTDEEGGGFEWDDDFSSPAPAPSFLSKTAKDLVSKAISSSAASRFSSPPPAVGRMPEPSWTSSSNYSRFSISPASIASFSLTHLTDSDIEQGGNSEDGEKD